A genomic window from Blastococcus saxobsidens DD2 includes:
- a CDS encoding histidine phosphatase family protein has product MTPSALPELPVTRLVVWRHGRTEWNAAGRFQGQLDPPLDDVGRAQAAHTAPHLVAAGLAGRSTAVVSSDLERAVETARALTSLLDVPLRLDARLREHGMGAWEGLTRDEVAERYPEQYADWMAGRPVRGRGGEEQVAVVERVLAALTDLPPVDVAVVVAHGGTSGRLLELLLELGPDHRRVFGPLGNCAWSELVRQSGRWRLVRHNSSAGPLPEGLSVPAAERLRVDPGPGTDAADGGDRPAQDADAVG; this is encoded by the coding sequence GTGACCCCGTCGGCCCTGCCCGAGCTGCCGGTGACCCGACTCGTGGTCTGGCGGCACGGGCGGACCGAGTGGAATGCGGCCGGCCGCTTCCAGGGCCAGCTAGACCCGCCGCTGGACGACGTCGGCCGCGCGCAGGCGGCCCACACCGCGCCGCATCTGGTGGCGGCCGGGCTGGCGGGCCGCTCGACGGCGGTGGTCTCCAGCGACCTGGAGCGTGCTGTGGAGACCGCCCGGGCGCTGACCTCCCTGCTCGACGTGCCGTTGCGCCTGGACGCCCGGCTGCGCGAGCACGGCATGGGCGCCTGGGAAGGGCTGACCCGGGACGAGGTGGCCGAGCGCTACCCGGAGCAGTACGCCGACTGGATGGCCGGCCGGCCGGTGCGCGGCCGTGGTGGCGAGGAGCAGGTGGCGGTGGTCGAGCGGGTGCTCGCGGCATTGACCGACCTGCCGCCGGTCGACGTGGCGGTCGTGGTGGCCCACGGCGGCACGAGCGGCCGGCTGCTCGAGCTGCTGCTCGAGCTCGGTCCCGACCACCGGCGCGTGTTCGGTCCGCTCGGCAACTGCGCCTGGAGCGAGCTGGTGCGGCAGAGCGGCCGGTGGCGGCTGGTGCGGCACAACTCGTCGGCCGGCCCGCTCCCGGAGGGGCTCTCCGTGCCCGCCGCCGAGCGGCTCCGGGTCGACCCGGGGCCCGGCACGGACGCAGCCGACGGCGGGGACCGACCCGCGCAGGACGCCGACGCCGTGGGCTGA
- a CDS encoding DegV family protein, whose amino-acid sequence MRVAVLTDSTAYLPRALADEYGIHVVPLYVVLAGRSGREGEDISSEDVARALSSRGQRVSTSRPTPGDFLAAYRAELDAGADRLVSVHLSAELSGTWDAARVAASQVGEHIVSVVDSRSAAMGLGFAVVAAARAAADGADRDTVVRAAREAADGTRTLFVVETLEHLRRGGRIGSAAAVLGSALAVKPVLHVVDGKVVPLEKVRTSARALSRLVQHVVDHAGDREVSLAVHHLAAPERADRLVTELRERVPGLRELHVSELGAAIGAHVGPGSVGVVISTGAPTPAEPTDGPARDDPAAR is encoded by the coding sequence GTGCGCGTCGCCGTCCTCACCGATTCGACGGCCTACCTGCCCCGGGCACTCGCCGACGAGTACGGCATCCACGTCGTCCCGCTCTACGTCGTGCTGGCCGGCCGGTCGGGGCGCGAGGGCGAGGACATCTCGTCGGAGGACGTGGCCCGGGCGCTGTCGTCGCGCGGCCAGCGGGTCTCCACGTCCCGGCCGACGCCGGGGGACTTCCTGGCCGCCTACCGTGCCGAGCTGGATGCCGGCGCCGACCGGCTGGTGTCCGTCCACCTGTCGGCGGAGCTGTCCGGCACCTGGGACGCCGCCCGGGTCGCCGCGTCCCAGGTGGGGGAGCACATCGTCTCCGTGGTGGACTCGCGATCGGCGGCGATGGGACTCGGGTTCGCGGTTGTCGCGGCCGCCCGTGCGGCGGCGGACGGGGCGGACCGGGACACCGTGGTCCGGGCGGCGCGGGAGGCCGCCGACGGCACTCGCACGCTGTTCGTCGTGGAAACCCTGGAGCACCTGCGCCGCGGCGGGCGGATCGGCTCCGCGGCCGCCGTCCTGGGGTCGGCCCTCGCGGTGAAGCCGGTGCTCCACGTGGTCGACGGGAAGGTCGTCCCGCTGGAGAAGGTGCGCACGTCGGCGCGGGCGCTGAGCCGGCTGGTGCAGCACGTCGTCGACCACGCGGGGGACCGGGAGGTCTCGCTCGCCGTCCACCACCTCGCCGCACCGGAGCGCGCCGACCGGCTGGTCACCGAACTCCGTGAGCGGGTGCCCGGCCTGCGGGAGCTGCACGTGAGCGAGCTGGGAGCCGCGATCGGGGCACACGTGGGCCCCGGCTCCGTCGGGGTGGTGATCTCCACGGGCGCGCCTACGCCTGCGGAGCCGACGGACGGCCCGGCGCGCGACGATCCCGCGGCGCGATGA
- a CDS encoding vWA domain-containing protein has product MTAPSASTTGHGGLAGHLDAFVRAVREAGIPVGISQAVDAAEILTVVDLLDREQLRHGLAAVLLQRAAQRPTYDVLFDLWWPLGDRPAAAADGEDGTGEPGKSTLDVPDDAALAGEMRAELLRLLEDGDPEALRRFARDAVDLLGRGQPTPSGQSYFSYRVMRGLSPDTLVAQLLAGLLGDAGRGGLAEQVARQTVRDRLTAFRAAVEAEVRRRTAAEKGRDRVAKNAVRPMVDQVDFLRAQSADLAELRRAVAPLARRLAVRLSARRRLGREGRLDFRKTVRASLGTGGVPVVTHHRPRKVHKPDLVVLCDVSGSVAGFSHFTLMLTQALREHFTGVRAFAFVDSTDEVTRFFRPGVDVADAIVRIGREADVVAFDGHSDYGNAFDVFADRWASAVGPKTSLLVLGDGRTNYRQPGVPVLAGLVSKARSAHWLNPEPRRLWGSGDSAADRYGEVIDMVECRNAAQLADFVTTL; this is encoded by the coding sequence TTGACCGCGCCGTCGGCGTCGACGACCGGGCACGGCGGGCTCGCCGGGCACCTGGACGCGTTCGTGCGCGCGGTCCGCGAGGCAGGCATCCCGGTCGGCATCAGCCAGGCGGTCGACGCCGCCGAGATCCTCACCGTCGTCGACCTGCTCGACCGGGAGCAGCTGCGCCACGGTCTGGCGGCGGTGCTGCTGCAGCGGGCCGCCCAGCGGCCCACCTACGACGTGCTGTTCGACCTGTGGTGGCCGCTGGGCGACCGGCCGGCGGCCGCGGCTGACGGCGAGGACGGGACGGGCGAGCCCGGGAAGTCCACGCTCGACGTCCCCGACGACGCGGCGCTGGCCGGGGAGATGCGCGCCGAGCTGCTCCGGCTGCTCGAGGACGGCGACCCGGAGGCGCTGCGCCGCTTCGCCCGGGACGCCGTCGACCTGCTGGGCCGCGGCCAGCCGACCCCGTCGGGGCAGTCGTACTTCAGCTACCGGGTCATGCGGGGCCTGTCGCCGGACACGCTGGTGGCCCAGTTGCTGGCCGGGCTGCTCGGCGACGCCGGTCGCGGCGGGCTGGCCGAGCAGGTGGCCCGGCAGACCGTGCGCGACCGGCTGACCGCCTTCCGGGCCGCCGTGGAGGCCGAGGTGCGGCGGCGGACCGCGGCGGAAAAGGGCCGCGACCGCGTCGCCAAGAACGCCGTCCGGCCGATGGTCGACCAGGTCGACTTCCTCCGCGCCCAGTCGGCCGACCTCGCCGAGCTGCGCCGTGCGGTGGCGCCGCTGGCCCGGCGCCTGGCCGTCCGGCTCTCCGCGCGCCGCCGGCTCGGCCGCGAGGGACGGCTGGACTTCCGCAAGACCGTCCGCGCCTCGCTGGGCACCGGTGGCGTGCCGGTGGTCACCCACCACCGGCCGCGCAAGGTGCACAAGCCCGACCTGGTGGTGCTCTGCGACGTCAGCGGCTCGGTGGCCGGGTTCAGCCACTTCACCCTGATGCTCACCCAGGCCCTGCGCGAGCACTTCACCGGTGTGCGGGCCTTCGCCTTCGTGGACTCCACCGACGAGGTGACCCGCTTCTTCCGGCCCGGCGTCGACGTGGCCGACGCCATCGTCCGCATCGGCCGGGAGGCCGACGTGGTCGCTTTCGACGGGCACAGCGACTACGGCAACGCCTTCGACGTGTTCGCCGACCGGTGGGCGTCGGCGGTCGGGCCGAAGACGTCGCTGCTGGTGCTCGGCGACGGGCGGACGAACTACCGGCAGCCGGGCGTCCCGGTCCTGGCCGGTCTGGTGTCCAAGGCCCGGTCGGCGCACTGGCTGAACCCCGAGCCGCGCCGGCTGTGGGGGAGCGGTGACTCCGCGGCCGACCGCTACGGCGAGGTCATCGACATGGTCGAGTGCCGCAACGCCGCGCAGCTGGCCGACTTCGTGACCACGCTGTAG
- the holA gene encoding DNA polymerase III subunit delta: MVIGEEELLRSRAVGAVRSAVLAHHPDAEVHELAALGLPVGQLADVLAPSLFGGHRMVVVTGVHEAAGALTDSLTAYAKDPDPDLTLVVVHSGGKRNEALVKAFKAAGAAVDDCPKVSSVGDRIAFVRNEVRRLGGRITPDAVTALVDAIGADLRSLSAAASQLVSDFGGSVDADDVARFHRGQAEVTGFTVAERVLTGDRAGSIEMLRWALERGVAHVLIADAIADGVRTAARVASLSSSNPGDLARTLKMPPWKVKKAQVQARGWSIEGLQQALGVAADLNADVKGVAASADYALERAIRRIVTIRTETGRGRPARTGH; the protein is encoded by the coding sequence GTGGTCATCGGCGAGGAGGAGCTGCTGCGGTCCCGCGCGGTCGGCGCCGTCCGCTCCGCCGTCCTCGCCCACCACCCCGACGCCGAGGTGCACGAGCTCGCCGCGCTCGGCCTGCCGGTGGGCCAGCTGGCCGACGTGCTCGCCCCGTCGCTGTTCGGCGGCCACCGGATGGTGGTGGTCACCGGGGTGCACGAGGCGGCCGGTGCGTTGACCGACTCGCTCACCGCCTACGCCAAGGACCCGGATCCGGACCTGACGCTCGTCGTCGTGCACTCCGGCGGGAAGCGCAACGAGGCCCTGGTGAAGGCGTTCAAGGCCGCGGGAGCCGCGGTGGACGACTGCCCGAAGGTCAGCTCGGTCGGCGACCGCATCGCCTTCGTGCGCAACGAGGTGCGCCGGCTGGGCGGCCGGATCACCCCCGATGCGGTCACCGCGCTGGTCGACGCCATCGGGGCCGACCTCCGGTCCCTGTCGGCCGCGGCCAGCCAGCTCGTCTCCGACTTCGGCGGCAGCGTCGATGCCGACGACGTCGCCCGGTTCCACCGGGGCCAGGCGGAGGTCACCGGCTTCACCGTCGCCGAGCGGGTGCTGACCGGTGACCGCGCCGGCTCCATCGAGATGCTGCGCTGGGCACTGGAGCGCGGGGTCGCCCACGTGCTGATCGCCGACGCGATCGCCGATGGCGTGCGCACCGCCGCGCGCGTGGCATCCCTGAGCTCCAGCAACCCCGGAGACCTCGCCCGCACCTTGAAGATGCCGCCCTGGAAGGTCAAGAAGGCCCAGGTGCAGGCGCGTGGCTGGAGCATCGAGGGGCTGCAGCAGGCCCTGGGCGTGGCCGCGGACCTGAACGCCGACGTCAAGGGCGTCGCCGCCAGCGCCGACTACGCGCTCGAGCGGGCGATCCGGCGCATCGTCACCATCCGCACCGAGACCGGCCGGGGCCGACCGGCTCGCACCGGTCACTGA
- a CDS encoding AAA family ATPase, protein MPRPPSQSPNFSSVADVSKRLSTAGYLPDAQIATTVFLADRLGKPLLVEGPAGTGKTELAKALATATGSELIRLQCYEGLDEARALYEWNYKKQLLRIQASQTDGGADWDTVHDDIFGEEFLLSRPLLTAIRRSEPTVLLIDETDKADVEVEGLLLEVLSDFQVTIPELGTITATRRPTVVLTSNATRELSEALKRRCLYLALDYPSAEREREIVLSRVPDLAPGLADQLVRTVRALRGLELKKSPSISETLDWAQTLLELGLDTLDEPAMASTLGVVLKHASDQTRAAAELRLN, encoded by the coding sequence ATGCCCCGCCCGCCGTCGCAGTCCCCGAACTTCTCCTCGGTCGCGGACGTGAGCAAGCGGCTGTCCACCGCCGGCTACCTGCCCGACGCGCAGATCGCGACGACGGTCTTCCTCGCCGACCGCCTCGGCAAGCCGCTGCTCGTGGAAGGGCCGGCCGGCACCGGTAAGACCGAGCTGGCCAAGGCGCTGGCGACGGCCACCGGGTCGGAGCTCATCCGGCTGCAGTGCTACGAGGGCCTGGACGAGGCCCGCGCGCTGTACGAGTGGAACTACAAGAAGCAGCTGCTGCGCATCCAGGCGTCGCAAACCGACGGCGGGGCCGACTGGGACACCGTCCACGACGACATCTTCGGCGAGGAGTTCCTGCTCTCCCGCCCGCTGCTCACCGCGATCCGGCGCTCGGAGCCGACGGTGCTGCTCATCGACGAGACCGACAAGGCCGACGTCGAGGTCGAGGGGCTGCTGCTGGAGGTGCTCAGCGACTTCCAGGTGACCATCCCCGAGCTCGGCACCATCACCGCGACCCGCCGGCCGACCGTCGTCCTCACCTCCAACGCCACCCGCGAGCTCTCCGAGGCGCTCAAGCGGCGCTGCCTCTACCTGGCGCTGGACTACCCGTCGGCCGAGCGGGAGCGGGAGATCGTGCTCTCTCGCGTGCCCGACCTCGCGCCCGGGCTGGCCGACCAGCTCGTGCGCACGGTGCGTGCCCTGCGCGGCCTGGAGCTCAAGAAGTCGCCGTCGATCTCGGAGACCCTGGACTGGGCGCAGACCCTGCTCGAACTGGGCCTGGACACGCTCGACGAGCCGGCGATGGCCTCGACCCTCGGGGTGGTGCTCAAGCACGCCAGTGACCAGACCCGGGCCGCGGCCGAGCTGCGGCTGAACTGA
- a CDS encoding glutamate-5-semialdehyde dehydrogenase, with product MTDVSGLPLIGAAALRARAAARVLRTLPTETKDAALTAMADALVERTDEILAANADDVAAAAAAGTPASVLDRLRLDAGRVAGVADALRQLVALPDPVGDVVRGSRLANGLQLRQVRVPLGVVGIVYEARPNVTVDAAGLCLKSGNAALLRGSASAFGTNTALVAVLTEAAEKAGLPAGSVELLPADRASVGELLNARGLVDVVIPRGGASLIERVVRESTVPVIETGVGNCHVYVDASADAAMAEAVVLNSKTHRVSVCNSAETLLVHRDVPFLPRLLSALAEAGVTLHGDGTARAAHGSVVPATDEDWATEYLSMDMAVRVVDDLPQALEHIATWGSGHSEAIVADSAGAIADFTAGVDAAAVLVNASTRFTDGGEFGFGAEIGISTQKLHARGPLGLPELTSTTYVVTGSGHTR from the coding sequence GTGACCGACGTCTCCGGCCTGCCGCTGATCGGTGCCGCCGCGCTGCGCGCGCGGGCGGCCGCACGGGTGCTGCGCACCCTGCCCACCGAGACCAAGGACGCCGCGCTGACCGCGATGGCCGACGCGCTGGTCGAGCGCACCGACGAGATCCTCGCCGCGAACGCCGACGACGTGGCGGCCGCCGCGGCCGCCGGCACCCCGGCGTCGGTGCTCGACCGGCTGCGCCTGGACGCCGGCCGGGTGGCCGGCGTGGCCGACGCGCTCCGCCAGCTCGTTGCGCTGCCCGACCCGGTGGGCGACGTCGTCCGCGGCTCCCGGCTGGCCAACGGCCTGCAGCTGCGCCAGGTCCGGGTGCCCCTCGGGGTGGTCGGCATCGTCTACGAGGCCCGACCCAACGTCACCGTCGACGCGGCGGGGCTGTGCCTCAAGAGCGGCAACGCCGCCCTCCTGCGCGGCTCGGCCTCGGCGTTCGGCACCAACACCGCGCTGGTCGCCGTCCTCACCGAGGCCGCAGAGAAGGCCGGGCTGCCGGCCGGCTCCGTGGAGCTGCTGCCGGCCGACCGCGCGTCGGTGGGGGAGCTGCTGAACGCCCGCGGCCTGGTCGACGTCGTGATCCCGCGCGGCGGGGCCTCGCTGATCGAGCGCGTCGTCCGCGAGTCGACCGTGCCGGTCATCGAGACCGGCGTCGGCAACTGCCACGTCTACGTCGACGCCTCCGCCGACGCCGCGATGGCCGAGGCCGTCGTGCTGAACTCCAAGACCCACCGGGTGAGCGTCTGCAACTCCGCCGAGACGCTGCTGGTGCACCGCGACGTGCCGTTCCTGCCCCGGCTGCTGTCGGCGCTCGCGGAGGCCGGCGTGACGCTGCACGGCGACGGGACCGCTCGGGCTGCCCACGGGTCCGTCGTCCCCGCCACCGACGAGGACTGGGCGACCGAGTACCTGTCGATGGACATGGCCGTGCGGGTGGTCGACGACCTGCCGCAGGCCCTCGAGCACATCGCGACCTGGGGGAGCGGGCACAGCGAGGCGATCGTCGCCGACTCCGCCGGTGCCATCGCCGACTTCACCGCCGGCGTCGACGCCGCTGCGGTGCTGGTCAACGCCTCCACCCGGTTCACCGACGGCGGCGAGTTCGGCTTCGGCGCCGAGATCGGCATCTCGACCCAGAAGCTGCATGCCCGCGGCCCGCTCGGCCTGCCCGAGCTGACCTCGACCACCTACGTCGTCACGGGCAGCGGCCACACCCGCTGA
- a CDS encoding PQQ-dependent sugar dehydrogenase, which translates to MSHMARRRTTSRLSAAVALGLFGTASSVGATGAAAAPASPANGQFELPEGYQIEQVVGGLQLPSSITWDDEGRMYVGEAGSGLFPEQLAPIRILEVANGQATPVIELDEAVEPALVGLKWHDGAFYFTHRAEDLTGAVSRATPDGEVELLFDGILDSQAEHQINDIDVGPDGRMYVSVGPAGNAGVMGPSVAPWVMRSPGVHTTPCEDIVLTGHNYQTPNFLTEDPDDMVLTGAYVPFGTPTEPGQVIEGVEKCGGSILTFDPDNAEETIETHAWGFRNLLGLTWTDDGEMFVAENGYDIRGSRPVQGEIDATLRVEPGRWYGVPEYSASREPLTEPQFEPPDQFQVPVFLGTDEELGKILGSVIDVEASGLTPPDPEWVLGRHAFNSSPSMIDIAPEGFGEFAGQMMVAEWGDLAPPTNPLREGNIGRQVVAVDTETGEITPFVKGDPIARPFDVQFGPDGAMYIVDYGIVNIDMELKPPYAYQPGTGGIWKVTRMPVGGVDAGAGSTAGVESMGLFLLGSTALAGAAVAGAMVVRRRRRRAEDG; encoded by the coding sequence ATGTCCCACATGGCCAGGAGAAGAACGACGAGCAGGCTCAGCGCTGCAGTGGCGCTCGGCCTGTTCGGCACGGCGAGCAGCGTGGGCGCGACGGGGGCGGCGGCGGCGCCCGCGTCGCCGGCGAATGGTCAGTTCGAACTGCCCGAGGGATACCAGATCGAACAGGTCGTCGGCGGGCTTCAGCTGCCCAGCTCGATCACCTGGGACGACGAAGGGCGCATGTACGTGGGCGAGGCCGGCAGCGGGCTCTTCCCCGAGCAGCTCGCGCCCATCCGCATCCTCGAGGTCGCGAACGGGCAGGCGACGCCGGTCATCGAGCTCGACGAGGCGGTCGAGCCCGCATTGGTAGGACTCAAGTGGCACGACGGCGCCTTCTACTTCACCCACCGGGCCGAGGATCTCACCGGGGCGGTGTCGCGGGCCACGCCCGACGGCGAGGTGGAGCTGCTCTTCGACGGCATCCTGGACAGCCAGGCCGAGCACCAGATCAACGACATCGACGTGGGGCCCGACGGCCGGATGTACGTGTCGGTGGGGCCGGCCGGCAACGCCGGCGTGATGGGTCCCTCGGTGGCTCCGTGGGTCATGCGGAGCCCCGGCGTGCACACCACGCCGTGCGAGGACATCGTGCTGACCGGGCACAACTACCAGACCCCGAACTTCCTGACCGAGGACCCGGACGACATGGTGCTCACCGGGGCCTACGTCCCGTTCGGCACCCCGACCGAGCCCGGGCAGGTGATCGAGGGCGTGGAGAAGTGCGGCGGCTCCATCCTGACCTTCGACCCGGACAACGCCGAGGAGACCATCGAGACCCACGCCTGGGGATTCCGCAACCTGCTCGGCCTCACCTGGACTGACGACGGCGAGATGTTCGTCGCCGAGAACGGCTACGACATCCGCGGTTCCCGTCCGGTGCAGGGCGAGATCGATGCGACGCTCCGCGTCGAGCCCGGCCGCTGGTACGGGGTCCCCGAGTACTCCGCGAGCCGGGAACCCCTGACCGAGCCGCAGTTCGAGCCGCCGGACCAGTTCCAGGTTCCCGTATTCCTGGGCACCGACGAGGAGCTGGGCAAGATCCTCGGATCGGTCATCGATGTGGAGGCCAGCGGTCTGACCCCGCCCGACCCCGAGTGGGTCCTCGGGCGGCACGCCTTCAACTCGTCCCCGTCGATGATCGACATCGCACCCGAGGGCTTCGGGGAATTCGCCGGACAGATGATGGTCGCCGAGTGGGGCGACCTGGCGCCGCCGACCAACCCGCTGCGCGAGGGGAACATCGGGCGCCAGGTCGTGGCGGTCGACACCGAGACCGGCGAGATCACGCCGTTCGTGAAGGGCGACCCGATCGCTCGTCCGTTCGACGTGCAGTTCGGCCCGGACGGCGCGATGTACATCGTCGACTACGGCATCGTGAACATCGACATGGAGCTCAAGCCGCCGTACGCCTACCAGCCGGGCACCGGTGGCATCTGGAAGGTGACCCGGATGCCGGTGGGCGGCGTCGACGCCGGCGCCGGCAGCACCGCCGGTGTCGAATCGATGGGCCTGTTCCTCCTCGGCAGCACGGCCTTGGCCGGTGCCGCCGTCGCGGGCGCCATGGTCGTCCGCCGCCGCCGCCGCCGCGCCGAAGACGGCTGA
- a CDS encoding ComEA family DNA-binding protein, protein MRLTTRRGDDADIIRARLRALLAEEAPVGGWLPEEQPDEGWPTPSAPAEERSPLPDGLAGEDDGLPQGVGRHRAPGVAVRWGAGPSGSRALWVAAVATILVVLGWTWLERPRVEPAAAASDAAGASARVPASPSAPPGEAPSTPPTVVVSVVGEVARPGLVTLAAGARVADAVAAAGGLLPDADPASVNLAAPVTDGQQIPVGAPAAAAPVGGAGGPAGGGPAGPVDLNTAGMADLDALPGIGPVLAQRIVDHRTRHGPFRTVEELDEVPGIGPAIAAELAELVAV, encoded by the coding sequence GTGCGCCTGACCACCCGCCGCGGCGACGACGCCGACATCATCCGCGCCCGCCTGCGGGCGCTGCTGGCGGAGGAGGCGCCGGTCGGCGGGTGGCTCCCGGAGGAACAGCCGGACGAGGGTTGGCCGACCCCGTCAGCCCCGGCCGAGGAGCGGTCGCCTCTGCCGGACGGGCTCGCCGGCGAGGACGACGGGCTGCCGCAGGGCGTGGGCCGGCACCGCGCACCGGGGGTCGCCGTCCGTTGGGGCGCCGGCCCGAGCGGGTCCCGTGCCCTGTGGGTGGCGGCGGTGGCCACCATCCTGGTGGTGCTGGGCTGGACGTGGCTGGAGCGGCCGCGGGTGGAACCGGCCGCCGCCGCGTCGGATGCCGCCGGCGCCTCCGCCCGGGTACCGGCGTCACCGTCCGCACCGCCCGGCGAGGCGCCCTCGACACCTCCGACGGTGGTCGTCTCCGTGGTGGGCGAGGTGGCGCGGCCGGGCCTGGTCACGCTCGCCGCCGGAGCGCGGGTCGCCGATGCCGTCGCCGCCGCCGGTGGCCTCCTGCCCGACGCCGATCCGGCCTCGGTGAACCTGGCGGCTCCCGTCACCGACGGGCAGCAGATCCCGGTGGGTGCGCCGGCGGCGGCTGCACCGGTCGGCGGGGCCGGCGGTCCCGCCGGCGGGGGACCGGCTGGTCCGGTCGATCTCAACACCGCCGGGATGGCGGACCTGGACGCGCTGCCGGGCATCGGGCCGGTGCTCGCCCAGCGGATCGTCGACCACCGCACCCGGCACGGGCCGTTCCGCACCGTCGAGGAACTCGACGAGGTCCCGGGAATCGGCCCGGCCATCGCGGCAGAGCTGGCCGAGCTGGTGGCCGTGTGA
- the nadD gene encoding nicotinate-nucleotide adenylyltransferase, translating into MAGRRVGVMGGTFDPIHHGHLVAASEVAGLFGLDEVVFVPTGEPWQKSDQAVSPAEDRYLMTVIATASNPRFSVSRVDIDRGGPTYTFDTLTDLQAQRPGAELFFITGADALAQIMTWRDGARCFELAHFIGVTRPGYTLVDSHLPEGGVSLVEIPALAISSSDCRDRVGRGMPVWYLVPDGVVQYIEKRGLYRQPSRRQQPAVADGRATGDRPTYDRPPPDAPGNTSEGAGAESSSTTSHLQEVPR; encoded by the coding sequence GTGGCAGGACGACGAGTCGGCGTGATGGGCGGGACCTTCGATCCCATCCACCACGGCCACCTGGTGGCCGCCAGCGAGGTCGCCGGCCTCTTCGGGCTGGACGAGGTCGTGTTCGTGCCCACCGGGGAGCCGTGGCAGAAGAGCGACCAGGCGGTCAGCCCGGCGGAGGACCGGTACCTGATGACGGTCATCGCGACCGCGTCCAACCCGCGGTTCTCCGTCAGCCGGGTCGACATCGATCGAGGCGGCCCCACCTACACGTTCGACACCCTCACCGACCTGCAGGCCCAGCGGCCCGGTGCCGAGCTGTTCTTCATCACCGGCGCCGACGCGCTGGCCCAGATCATGACCTGGCGGGACGGCGCCCGGTGCTTCGAGCTGGCGCACTTCATCGGTGTGACTCGGCCCGGGTACACCCTGGTCGATTCGCACCTGCCCGAAGGCGGGGTCAGCCTGGTCGAGATCCCGGCCCTCGCGATCAGCTCCAGCGACTGCCGCGACCGCGTGGGCCGCGGCATGCCCGTCTGGTACCTGGTCCCCGACGGGGTGGTGCAGTACATCGAGAAGCGCGGGCTCTACCGCCAGCCGTCCCGCCGGCAGCAGCCCGCGGTCGCGGACGGGCGCGCGACCGGTGACCGGCCGACGTACGACCGCCCACCGCCCGACGCACCCGGGAACACCTCCGAGGGCGCCGGCGCTGAATCATCATCGACGACTTCTCACCTCCAGGAGGTACCCCGATGA
- the rpsT gene encoding 30S ribosomal protein S20: MANIKSQLKRIKTNEKARQRNVAVKSALKTAVRRVRTAAESGDAAAATAAYQVAAKQLDKAASKGVIHKNQAANRKSGLAKLTAGL; encoded by the coding sequence GTGGCGAACATCAAGTCCCAGTTGAAGCGGATCAAGACCAACGAGAAGGCGCGCCAGCGCAACGTTGCGGTCAAGTCCGCCCTGAAGACGGCCGTCCGGCGCGTCCGCACGGCCGCCGAGTCCGGGGACGCCGCCGCCGCGACCGCCGCCTACCAGGTCGCTGCCAAGCAGCTGGACAAGGCCGCCAGCAAGGGCGTCATCCACAAGAACCAGGCGGCCAACCGCAAGTCCGGCCTGGCGAAGCTGACCGCCGGCCTCTGA
- the rsfS gene encoding ribosome silencing factor, with the protein MTASAEARETALVAAQAAADKLATDVSVIDVSDRLAITDAFVLASAPNERQVQAIVDEVEERLREHGVKPVRREGVAEARWVLLDFVDVVVHVQHAEERAYYALERLWKDCPTIPFVDSAAPVAEGSTDAGSPPVAETAGQ; encoded by the coding sequence ATGACCGCCTCGGCCGAAGCACGGGAAACCGCGCTCGTCGCCGCGCAGGCGGCTGCGGACAAGCTGGCCACCGACGTCTCCGTCATCGACGTCAGCGACCGACTGGCGATCACCGACGCCTTCGTGCTCGCGTCGGCGCCCAACGAGCGGCAGGTCCAGGCCATCGTCGACGAGGTGGAGGAGCGGCTCCGCGAGCACGGCGTGAAGCCGGTGCGTCGCGAGGGCGTGGCCGAGGCCCGCTGGGTCCTGCTCGACTTCGTCGACGTCGTCGTCCACGTGCAGCACGCCGAGGAGCGCGCCTACTACGCCCTCGAGCGGCTCTGGAAGGACTGCCCCACCATCCCGTTCGTCGACTCGGCCGCGCCCGTCGCCGAGGGCTCGACCGACGCCGGCTCCCCTCCCGTCGCGGAGACGGCCGGCCAGTGA